The sequence CTTCCTCAAATGGAGCCCCATCACCTTCCCAGGAAACAGTGCCACCAAAAGCAGGAATGACAAAAAGCAACGACTCTCTGTAAACctgaatttagaaaaaaaatattaaaatatcaaACCCAAACACAATTCTATTGCCTATCAACTAGAGGAAACAAAGTTGACTAATATTCCAATATTAATCATGAAGTGAGTTTGCCCATTGGTTTTTTTAAAGATAATTGCCTTTTAACATTCTCTTCTATCAAAGCACCCTTAAAAGGCCTCACCCATCAGACCTATTTGTTGGTAGGAAAATAACTTTTTGCAAAAATATCTGCTATGTTGCAATTCAAATTTTAAGACTCACCTCACGGTTCAAGAAAAATTTCATACCCTTGAAGAGTTGCTTACACTCCTTTGTATCATTATCCTCTTCATCCTCGCCAGAAACATCTTTAACAAGGTGCATCAATGCACCTGGTTCATTCGAAGGCAGTTGATGCTGAAGTTGAGCAAGTCTTAGTTCAGACTCTTCAAGTGAAGTCTCAATCTTCTTGTTCTCACCATTCCCAGATCCAGACAAACTAGAAGCTTGAGAATCCAACACTGCAGACCGAGAATTTGCATCAAGGTATCGTGCTAGTGCATAAAGTTCTGAAAAGTTGAGGAAATCCATTAACAGACACGCACAAATGTACAATCACAACTCAACAGCATTAAAACTCTAAATGACAAGGTAGGACCTTGTACAATATCATAAGTAACTAGTAAAAAATTTTACCTGCTGCTAAAGCTTCCAATCGAGAATCAAGAATCGGTGGGTACTTCACATCTATGGAACGATATAAATGACAATTCACAAATGCAAGAAGAGCCTGCACCATACAAAGCGTAAGAGTTTATTTAAGTACTTGGTTCGTTGGAATTAACCACAATTTTACAGCACAGAGGTTGATAACGgaaaaaaagaaatacaaagtACAAAATATAACCTCGTAAAATTCCAAAAAGTTTAGCATGATATTGAAGTCAATATCATCAGTCAAAACTTGCTGCAAAGGGTGAGGGGTCAACCATGTGACTTTTTGCCCCTTAACCTCGGCCTGCATGGACAAACGGAAGAATTCATACCCAAATAACACAAAATGCACAGTGGAAGATTTGATAAGCAGTGTACAGTACATAACCAAACCTGATAATATATGCCTTTAACAGATACAAAGACTTTACGCAATTTATGAGTCCGAGATATGTAAGCTTGCCATTCATGACTCAACCTGGTACGAAAGCAACACCAATATTAAGGGCAGATTCCACAAAACGATTAACTCCTAGAAGTAACTAAGCATCATTTCATACTTCAGAACTCCTTTTATttagaaaaattcaaatatctACCTTCGACAGTTATGAATGCGTTTGACATCAATTCTGTCCTCAATCGCAGGTAATGCCGCAAAGAGGTGAACCATTGTGATGCAGTCGTCTATATCTCTGAGGGCGTCAACAAATTTTGGATACCTGCAGTCCCAAACATACCAAACAACAACTCTCAGAGGCTCTACATACAATAACAGACACACAACTAACTTTTTAACAGTAAGAAAAACCCAACAAACCTCTGCAAAATAATTCTATCTAATTTGTAAGTGGGTCTTCTCTCTTTCAGGAGAGCAGCCCGTTCCTTGTTCTTCTTCGCATCAGCTTTCTTTACTTTTCTTTCGTATGCTCTTATCTCTCTCAACCGCTCGAGTAGCGGTTCATGCTGAATGAAAGAAACATCCTTCAAGTGATAATAGGTATGGTGATTTCCTTTCACCTTCTTCTTCGGCTCCCGAGGGAACACGCCCTTTAGAATACACAATTTCCTATAATTTCCAACAGCATGAACATGTATTAAGCAATCATACAATAATTCAATCGATAAATCCGAATAATGCAtagaccctaaaccctaaattaacaTAAATTACATAAACCATATGAAAATACAGAAATTACAACTTGAGTAGTACCAGAGACAGACCTGAAGAGGGGAAGACTGACTTGAAGCTGCTTGACAGCTTGTGACCTGGTGACGTACCTCGCGGcatttccttccttcttctttccctGCAAATTCGAGGGAAAATCAACTGGAAGTGTGAGAAAATGGTGAAATTAAATATTGGAAATTGTTCTTTTAATACTGATATGTACATAGGTGAGCTTATCGGAGACGGAGAGGTGAATTAGAACTTACCGCAGGCCTGTAATGCTTATGCTTCACCGGGGCGGCGGGGTGCTTCACCATGGCGGCGGCGgtggagagagagatagagcaCGCGCGGAGGCTGAAGAGACTGTAAACGTAGAGGTTTAGGTTAGGGCTTAAGCGAAACAGATTTCGAGTTTGTTCATACGGGTCGGTTTTAAATGCGGGTTTGGGCTAGCTCGGGTCATGTAAGAAATCCTTAATCTATAGTTTTGGGCTTATTTCTAAATAGGTGCACATTTAATGGGTCCATACGAAAAGAGTTTTGCTCTTTggacattttcttttcaaaatcgaTAACAAATATGACACATAAATAATatactttgattttttttcttcgcaAATTATACTTTGAAAAATTGAATATTCTTCTAACATCgtcaatttaaataaattttatatGAACAAATGAATGATTTTTGCTTATTGTTATTTTGTGAATTTAAAGTCCATTTACTAAAGAGGAAAAATAATAGAAAGCAAAATAGCcttaaaaagaaagagaaaattttAGCAATGATCCCTAAATTTTAGGTCAATTAGACTTTTGGTCCTTGAATTAGAAGTTTGTATGTATAGATTCTTAACTTGTTATAATGTGAAGGGTCCTTTTGACTAACTCACAAAATTTTAATCTAAGGATCAAAGCTCTAATTAAGGACTATATTTTAGGAGCAAATATTCACGAATTTTTAGTATAAGGATCAAAACTTCAATTGTGTCACATTCTCGTCTGGACCcctaccacatcctgggcttaactacaccgtagcacgatattatccgttttgtaccccgaccacgccctcacggttttgtttttgagaactcacactagaacttcctagtggatcacccatcattgGATTGCTCttgtgcgaactcgcttaacttcgaagttcggatggaacctgaagccagtgagctcctaaaatgtctcatgctaggtaaagatgagagTATATATATAAAGCTTACATAATTCACTCTCTTGGATGATGTGGAATATAAcaaattgagttaaaatttaaaaactgtTGCTCCAATTatctaaaaaatgaaaaataaaaggtaaaacaaGGGTGGGGGAATTGGAAAGGAAGAGAAAATAGAAGGGGAAAACCGGCAAACGTCAGCCCCGCTTTGGCGCCAGCTGATATTCGCCAAACTTTCAGCAATTAAACATCAAATTCATTTCCCGCCAAACTTCACTCGCGCCAACTCCCTAAAAATACATGaacaaaaagaagatgaagaagaagaaaaccctTTATTCTCCGCCAAACATCCCTCCTCCGCAGCTCCGCCGTCTGCTGCTTTTCACGATTCTTCAATCCAATTTACGGTCTTAGGGTTTCGATGGAGATCTCAAAGCCCCAATCGTTCTTCCAAGACATCAGAGCTCGAGAGCTTCAAGGATTCagaggttctctctctctctctctcttcctaaaTCTACACTTATTAGCAATCAATTTGATAGCGCATCTCATGGTAACTAAACGCTGCGTTTTTTCCCAGCTCGGAAGCGGCCGTGCATCAATGCCCTGGCATCAGATTACTACGAAGTCGGCGCCATCGCTGCAGAGCACAACGGCCCTCCGATGGCGATCTCGTTTGGCAAGGTAAACAAATATGTTCCTCTTCGCCTTTTTGAATCGTGAATTAAATTTTTGGAACTAATCAAAATCGTGTTTTTCATTATATCATTTTAATTTCGGTGCAGACTTGGAAAAGCTCGCACACAGTCGCCATGTCCGACGAGGATGGGTACTTGAGCCTGTTTGATACACGTCGCAAGTTCTCCGCATCTGCATCTCACCAAGAAAACGCAGGTTGATTACTTGGAGATCGAATCGATAGATATAAATTGTTGATTGCTATGGTTTGTGTTGTATGGTGAGTAAATTGATTGTTTGGGTTTATTGTTTTCAGATAAAACGAGGGTTTGCGATTGGGTTGCGCATCAAAACACTGTGTTCGATATCTGTTGGATTAAGGTATAATCCGTAAATTTTCTCTCTAATTTTGATTTATTATCTCAATAATCTTCAATTGTAATAGATATTTGTGTACGCTACACACAATAGTTTATCGAATGGCGGAATGGGGAAGCCTGAAATTCTTGAGGAGTAGAATTTTACATGTCAACTATTAGAAATTGGGAAGTGATATTACTGTTAATTTGTTGACCGGAAAAACATGATGTTGCTGTTAATCTATAACTAGCTATCAAAAGGGCAAGTCCTTTTGTTAATTATTATCGGTGTTAATTTAGTAGATGGGTTAAAAAATCGGAGAACAAAATTTAAGATTGCAAAGTTTTCATCTTTTTAGTGCTAATGTGTTTTTTGCAATATAAATGTTTTTGCAGGATGACACTCAAATTATGACAGCTTCTGGCGATCAGACTGTAAGTGATTAAGTTCTAGTCCAGCTTGCTTACTTGATGATTTTACAATCATAGCAAACTTTCATTTCGGAAAGGGAATTGGATTGAACTTTTTAGGATTAAACTCTTACTGCAATGTGCTACATAACTCAGATAAATAAAGTTATGAAAGTTGATATAACTTGTAAGGAAAGTTGCATTTAAGTAGTTCTCGTTTCATATCACAGCTACTTTAGTTTCTTAAAGATTGTGTTTTCCTTGGCCTTTTCTATTTTCTCCCAGATCAAGGCATGGGATATTCAGGAAAAGAAATGTACTGCATTACTGATGGGGCACACAGGAAGTGTGAAATCTCTATGTCCTCATCCAACTAATCCCGGTAGGTTTATATTTTTATCTGAATTTGGGTTTTTGTACGTTTATTTGCTTGTGATATATTTGTGTTATGACTAATGGGAAATACAACTAATTTGAACTATTGCTTCTCATCTGACAGAGATTATTGTCTCTGGTTCGAGAGATGGCTCCTTTGCTCTTTGGGATATGAGATGTAATTCAAACTCTACAAATATGCAGGGGGAGCTTTCTATACGGTAAACAACTTCTTGTAAAGTATATTTTCATTGTCGAGATAagtttgattttattttctaattctAACCTTTAATAATTTCTTGCAGCTCAGCTGCCGTGGTTACAGGGGCTCATATTTTTCCACGGGCAAAACGTGTAAGGCGCAGAAAGGTACGTTTCTGATAATGGTTCTTCTTATAAATTATTATGTACTCTTCATTCAGACTTCAGCTTTTACAGGCTGTTTCCATGAGCATCACATCAGTTCTTTATCTTAAGGATGAGGTCTCCATTGCTACTGCCGGAGCTGTGGACAGGTATATAGGGACATTGAAATGATACAGCATAATGGAACGCAAAATTTCCTTGTCAAATGCATATCATACTAATGTAATCCTATGGTTCGTTTCAGCATTGTCAAGTTTTGGGATACCAGAAGTTTGAAAAATGTTGTCACACAGACATGCCCTCAACCGGAGTCAACTGAGAAGGTATGTCTGGCACTCTGACGGTACTAATTTTCTACTGGTTAAGTGTCTTATGTAAATTAATCTGTGAAGAATGCATATATTTTTTCTGTACACCTTGATGATATCAGGATCATTTCTGGTTTATGGTTTCGTATATTATAATGATTGAAAACCcgaaacaaaattaaaacagcCAAAGGCTCATGACAGTTTAGCAGAAAGCATGCAACAAGTGGTTGGATTATTTGATGGTCTTGATAGCTAGCAATTCTCTTATTTTCAGGAAAGACGATTACATGGTATAACTAGCTTATCCCAAGATCTAAATGGAGTGTTTCTTTCAGCTTCATGCATGGATAACAGGTACCTTTTTCTCTATTAGCACATCTTTATCTATTGTAAACTGAACTGGCTACTCGAAAGAATATTATCTGAAATTTGATGCCTTGAAATTCAGCACATATCCCTGTACCATACAACCATCACCTTGGTTGTTCCTAGCATAAGAAACTAATATTTCTTTCAAGTCTTGTAAAAACTATCAATTTTTCAACCTTTTTTCAACCTATAACACTCTTCTTTTCCTATCTTTTGTCAGCATTTATTTGTATAATGTACTTCAGCTACAAAAGGGTGCTATGCAAACGTTCACTGGATGCCAGATtgaaactttttttgttaaggtAAACATTGCTGTTGATAAGTGCACTAGTCCAGTTTGTGCGATTTCCCGCCTACTTACACTTTTGTTTCAAACATGTAATTGCAGTCAGTTATTAGTCCTGATGCTGCTCACATACTCAGTGGCTCTAGCGATGGAAATGCCTATATTTGGCAGGTAAGGTATCATTTTTAAAGCGCTACTTGATACTGCTCTTGGATCGAGAATGACTTTATCAGTAATGTCAACCAGGTAAACAAGCCTCAGGAAGACCCCATTATATTGAAAGGCCACGACAGGGAAGTTACTGCAGTGGATTGGTATGTATCCTATTCTATTCCTACCCTAATGCTGCTGGTTTTCAATATTTCTTGACAAATGATTGAACCATTTTTCAACTTCGAATAGGTCCCAGTTTGAGGTCGGGAAGATTGCAACTTCATCAGATGATTTTACGGTATGCAAGATTGTACATTAATCAATTTTCACAAGTACATGCTATTTTCTAAAACATATTAAATTCGACCCTTCACTCGTATTTTTCATCTTGACAGGTTCGCATTTGGAACTCTCAGAATAGTTGCTCCCCAAGCACAAGCTCACCGTCTACCATTCGAAGGAGAGTCATGGCAATCCCAAGTGCAGAGTGTAGAAAGCTTCTGATGAGTGAATCAACAAAGCATACCTCAAAGGATTCCGGAAATCTGTGTCCGTCAGATGAAGGATTAGACAAAACTAACTCACTCAACCCGATTAGTATGCCTAACATGAGTACTCCCCCGTCTCAGAAGAAACAATCTACGTCGGATCCTGACTTTAGCAAAACCTTGGAGAAGACCCCCGAAGCTGCATTGGACAGCCCGTCTTCTGTTCTGCACCCTCCCTCCTCTCTAAAAAGGAAAACAATTCGTGATTACTTTGGAGTACCTCCCTTGAACTTGTAGGACTTGGGTTTATTGTACAAACTGCTGACATTGTTTCCGAGTCTACTACTTCAGAACTGGATGGATCAAGATCAACCCCATTTTCGGATCATTTCAATCGTAAGTACAAAAATTTCGATGACGCTTTGTTTCCTCGAAATCTCATTCTTTGTTtcaaagtttaattttttttttttctggattgATTTTGTGCAGGTTTCAATGTTGTATGTAAAGCGTATACAGAAGGATCTTTTTGATGAAAATCGCTCCGGTCGCCTTGTATTTTTGTGCCACAAGCAACTGGGGGTGATTCAAAATACAGTTTTAGACGCTTACTGAACAAATCTGATGAGTTCTTTTTCATTACAATCTAATCCTGATTAAGGAGAGGCGATTTGAATTTAGTTAAAGTAAATTAACGGGAAATATGAACACACGATTTTTTCCCGGGAGGAATCCCTTCGTTTCGATGTTTTTGGAAGGGTAGCCCCCTTAgcaaattacaaaaataaaatttgaaatcgtttgacaattattttattttttgtttgcatATTTCCgaaattaaaaatttgtttggtaACTGAAAATTGAAggctaaatattttttattttttagtacatcgatgtTTTTATATTAAGATAAGAGAAAGTTCGGTTTAGTCATATAATGGATaacttaatttggtattgaattcgttATTCAAGATATTTGAATCTAAGATTTCTTACTTAGTGAAAGTTTTTTCCTGAAATCTCTTTTCTCTATTCCTTTTACTCAGCCTTTCATAATATCATCTTTTCATCGGCGTATCTGTAGGTCATTAATTCAAATGTCCCAAAAACATGCTAACCAAACCATGGGATTCTACCCCGGCACCAGGGCGATGGGACCTGGCgaggtggtggtgggtggtgtgTTACTGGAGTGTGGTGGTGGTTGACGGCAGTGGTAGGGTGATGGGTTGGTGGCATAGGGGAAGACCAAAATATGTTGTTGGATATAAGTTACAAATAACAGGGATAACTATGAATATTATGGACAATTGACTACAAGTATGTTAAATGTTACATAGCAAGTCTGCTCACGAGAGCTTTTGGCCGTAAATCGAATTTATCTTCGACATCGCATCACACACTGATAACTTATTCCGACACTAAAACCGGATCATCCACTTTTTACTGCTTAATGTAAAGTTCTTGTTCAGCTATGGAGTAGCAACCAATTAAGTTGCTCGGCTCCATGATGAACTGCTCCTGAAACGTACCCATTCGCTTACTCGAAATATCAATGGGAAGATCTTTGATGCTTGGCAAGCCCTCCACTTGTACGCCATCTCCACAGATAAGGAACTGATTCCCAACGATGAATGATCCCGACACCCTAATCGCTACTCCATCCTGACCGTGAGCGCGACACTGAAGCTTTTCTACAACGTGCACAAGTCTTTCTGGAGGCCAGTCACCAGCTAGTGTACTCCGGATACTTGATAGAGTTGCAAAGATATCATTTGGGCCGACATGTTGCTTTCCTGAGAAACTAAAAAAGATAATAGAACTCAACGACTCATAGTGAATCCAAAGAGTTCAACATCCATATCAATTAGATGCTGGAAATTCTCGTAGCACTGTTCACTACCTGAATACTGAATCTTCATTATATAACGTCCTTGTATGTTGCCATTGCTCATCAGGTCCATCAAAGAGTAGGTAGAAATGTATCGTAAGCATCTGGTAAAAAAAATAGATGAATAGCAGTAGATCACAAGCATGATTAGTGGTAGGTTCCAAGCCATTACAAATTCTAAACTGACTTTGCatataaattaaatatctcgaggaccaaaaaaaaaaaaaagaattgaataaCGTGAACTGTCACATATTTGACTCAAAAATTAGAGATTAGATTTAGACTTAGCATTTTTAAGCGGTTTTATGTACTTCTGTTGGTCTAACGATAATGCAAGTGTCAAGTACTCACATCTGCCAAGTCCTTCATCCTTTGTGTTGGATCAAATACGCTTCGGACAAATGCTGCTAAGTCAACTTGGGAATCCTCGTACTTTGTGATGAAGGGGTGTGAAAGTAGCTGCAGAAGAAGAATACTAGTTAAACAATGTTGATGTCAAGCTACCATCTCCCAGATTGAAATCTGTAGTTAATATGATCACCTGCTCTGCTGTTGGCCTAGCATCTGGATCCTTTTGCAAGCAGGCTTCAATAAACGAGCAAAACTCTGGTGAAAATTTGTGTTTTGAAGGTGTAGGTGATGGATCATCCAAGATCTGCCATAGATCTCAGAACTTTAGTATCAAAACAACGGTGAATGTA is a genomic window of Malus domestica chromosome 09, GDT2T_hap1 containing:
- the LOC103442221 gene encoding pescadillo homolog, which gives rise to MVKHPAAPVKHKHYRPAGKKKEGNAARYVTRSQAVKQLQVSLPLFRKLCILKGVFPREPKKKVKGNHHTYYHLKDVSFIQHEPLLERLREIRAYERKVKKADAKKNKERAALLKERRPTYKLDRIILQRYPKFVDALRDIDDCITMVHLFAALPAIEDRIDVKRIHNCRRLSHEWQAYISRTHKLRKVFVSVKGIYYQAEVKGQKVTWLTPHPLQQVLTDDIDFNIMLNFLEFYEALLAFVNCHLYRSIDVKYPPILDSRLEALAAELYALARYLDANSRSAVLDSQASSLSGSGNGENKKIETSLEESELRLAQLQHQLPSNEPGALMHLVKDVSGEDEEDNDTKECKQLFKGMKFFLNREVYRESLLFVIPAFGGTVSWEGDGAPFEEADDSITHQIVDRPMHGRQTLAREYVQPQWVYDCINARIILPTGGYLAGRDPPPHLSPFVDNEAEGYVPDYAETIKKWKSAGEVLPLPGVGQEDLEDPQNLLSEGVIDRAKAKEAAERQKKMMALEKQYHDELNMELQGIQHSSSTSNVDNQNSAKETTEDMEEFDPDTDRDNMSKMLMSRKKRGVLEAMEKGKKRKKDHVDVIRERKRKLKESNK
- the LOC103442220 gene encoding uncharacterized protein, translated to MEISKPQSFFQDIRARELQGFRARKRPCINALASDYYEVGAIAAEHNGPPMAISFGKTWKSSHTVAMSDEDGYLSLFDTRRKFSASASHQENADKTRVCDWVAHQNTVFDICWIKDDTQIMTASGDQTIKAWDIQEKKCTALLMGHTGSVKSLCPHPTNPEIIVSGSRDGSFALWDMRCNSNSTNMQGELSIRSAAVVTGAHIFPRAKRVRRRKAVSMSITSVLYLKDEVSIATAGAVDSIVKFWDTRSLKNVVTQTCPQPESTEKERRLHGITSLSQDLNGVFLSASCMDNSIYLYNVLQLQKGAMQTFTGCQIETFFVKSVISPDAAHILSGSSDGNAYIWQVNKPQEDPIILKGHDREVTAVDWSQFEVGKIATSSDDFTVRIWNSQNSCSPSTSSPSTIRRRVMAIPSAECRKLLMSESTKHTSKDSGNLCPSDEGLDKTNSLNPISMPNMSTPPSQKKQSTSDPDFSKTLEKTPEAALDSPSSVLHPPSSLKRKTIRDYFGVPPLNLFQCCM